A genomic segment from Micromonospora echinaurantiaca encodes:
- a CDS encoding ThiF family adenylyltransferase, with product MTADGVDLARRQLLDLVEVAGGAVEVLEEWTNVHGNTAFTISLDTSGLEHTATGITVRDRERFKVIINDGFPFVPPSVFSVHKRWARTPHVQWGSSLCLYAAPSVEWSPTDGMRGFIGRLSKWVENAAAGTLDPEGQPLHPPAVYTSADAGRLLVHPNLGDRVPWAVDGSGREVGTLVAWCAVNSRRKRVDVLEWVDMDTAVARAEGDAFEVFHGDRPLIAIPVVLTPDEFGSEYPEDVKSLSAGLAESGYDRDALLNDLAACTYINRKLRARQIEQDARAAGDAWDETTDEEAPLFTAMLVGTPSRRVDGDVRLAHLAAWKLDALSAKVTDLFARIRDLRVSRESAELQGEVRDLAFSLFDSSAIAWMQVMETRPEVTQRRDQGTPSSWLAGRRVLVLGSGALGAPVSEFCVRAGVKELTVADYAVVNPGILVRQPYTDADIGLGKARALARRLSAIRDDLDVTPAHGNVRSGFFAPDQDLGVYDLVIDATADASVRSNIELARKGAAVRPPLVTMVIGHNAERGLVTTNLPAATGAAADTFRKVSLLAASKAAEWADIGDDLFPATPRTKLFFPEPGCSSPTFVGSAAQSAALAGMMLHEALMVLHAADRGHRETVGDEQVSFASVVRMGAAATIGTSRVSWPADVVQTDESGEFEVRVSVTALAEARAEVQRGARVRAPEIETGGMLLGALDDATGIVYIDKVTGPPPDSYLSATYFHHGVEGTQERVSAEVRRTANTRGFVGFWHSHPFGRAHPSPTDEQGMASIVAPDGTTRRALMMILGGDERSWSTWRNGGAGARPDVYLRVVPRSDGPVISGHPGYVGGLNLQQLPAGWYFRGGSGRPVRVRRGAEPVAGPIGRPSPWWAWLRRRP from the coding sequence GTGACCGCTGACGGCGTCGACCTCGCCCGCCGTCAGCTCCTCGACCTGGTCGAGGTAGCTGGCGGCGCGGTCGAGGTGCTGGAGGAGTGGACGAACGTCCACGGGAACACCGCGTTCACTATCTCGCTCGACACCTCGGGGCTTGAGCACACGGCGACCGGAATTACGGTGCGCGATCGGGAGCGGTTCAAGGTCATCATCAATGACGGGTTCCCGTTCGTGCCCCCGAGTGTGTTCTCAGTCCACAAGCGCTGGGCCCGCACGCCCCACGTCCAGTGGGGAAGTTCCCTTTGCCTGTACGCCGCGCCGTCAGTCGAGTGGAGCCCGACAGACGGCATGCGCGGATTTATTGGCCGGCTGTCGAAGTGGGTCGAGAACGCGGCTGCCGGAACGCTGGACCCGGAGGGTCAGCCGCTACATCCGCCGGCTGTGTACACGAGTGCCGACGCTGGTCGGCTGCTAGTTCACCCGAACTTGGGCGACCGAGTGCCCTGGGCTGTGGATGGGTCCGGCAGGGAGGTCGGCACCCTGGTGGCCTGGTGCGCGGTGAACAGCCGACGCAAGCGGGTCGACGTCCTGGAGTGGGTCGACATGGATACGGCGGTAGCTCGGGCCGAGGGCGATGCCTTCGAGGTGTTCCACGGTGACCGACCCTTGATCGCTATCCCGGTTGTCTTGACGCCCGACGAGTTCGGATCCGAGTACCCCGAGGACGTGAAATCGCTCAGTGCCGGACTGGCTGAGTCAGGCTACGACCGGGACGCTCTCTTGAACGACCTGGCGGCCTGTACGTACATCAACAGGAAGTTGCGGGCCCGGCAGATCGAGCAGGATGCGAGGGCAGCGGGAGACGCCTGGGACGAGACGACTGACGAGGAAGCGCCCCTGTTCACGGCGATGCTCGTCGGCACGCCGTCCCGGCGGGTGGACGGAGACGTGCGCCTGGCCCACCTGGCCGCGTGGAAGCTGGACGCCCTGAGCGCGAAGGTCACCGACCTGTTCGCGCGGATCCGCGACCTGCGGGTATCTAGAGAGTCTGCCGAGCTTCAGGGCGAGGTCCGCGACCTGGCCTTCAGCCTGTTCGACTCCTCAGCGATCGCATGGATGCAGGTCATGGAAACGCGGCCGGAGGTAACCCAACGCCGCGACCAGGGCACCCCGTCGAGCTGGCTTGCCGGCCGACGCGTCCTGGTGCTCGGGTCGGGCGCACTGGGGGCGCCGGTGTCGGAGTTCTGCGTCCGGGCTGGCGTGAAGGAATTGACCGTCGCCGACTACGCCGTAGTGAACCCCGGAATCCTGGTCCGGCAGCCGTACACCGACGCCGACATAGGCCTCGGGAAGGCCCGCGCGCTTGCACGCCGCCTGTCCGCCATCCGTGATGACCTTGATGTCACGCCGGCGCACGGGAACGTGCGGTCCGGGTTCTTCGCGCCGGACCAGGACCTGGGCGTGTACGACCTGGTCATCGACGCGACAGCTGACGCGTCAGTTCGCTCCAACATCGAGTTAGCCCGGAAAGGCGCCGCCGTACGCCCACCGTTGGTCACGATGGTCATCGGACACAACGCCGAACGCGGTCTGGTCACCACGAACCTGCCGGCGGCGACCGGCGCGGCGGCCGATACGTTCCGTAAGGTGTCACTCCTGGCCGCGTCGAAGGCGGCCGAGTGGGCCGACATAGGCGACGACCTGTTCCCAGCGACTCCGCGCACCAAGTTGTTCTTCCCCGAGCCCGGCTGCTCCTCGCCGACCTTTGTCGGCTCGGCAGCGCAGTCGGCCGCGCTCGCAGGCATGATGCTTCACGAAGCGCTGATGGTTCTCCACGCAGCTGACCGCGGCCACCGGGAGACGGTAGGCGACGAGCAGGTGTCCTTCGCCTCCGTCGTCCGGATGGGGGCGGCGGCCACGATCGGTACCTCGCGCGTGAGCTGGCCAGCCGACGTCGTGCAGACCGACGAATCAGGAGAGTTCGAAGTCCGGGTGAGCGTTACAGCGCTTGCTGAAGCTCGCGCCGAAGTCCAGCGGGGGGCTAGGGTTCGGGCACCGGAGATCGAGACCGGAGGGATGCTCCTCGGGGCGCTCGACGACGCGACCGGCATTGTGTACATCGACAAGGTCACGGGCCCGCCGCCGGACAGTTACCTGTCCGCGACCTACTTCCACCACGGTGTTGAAGGCACGCAGGAACGCGTCAGCGCTGAGGTCAGGCGCACCGCGAACACCCGCGGGTTCGTCGGCTTCTGGCACAGCCATCCCTTCGGGCGCGCGCACCCGAGTCCGACGGATGAGCAGGGCATGGCATCGATCGTTGCCCCGGACGGGACCACTCGGCGGGCGTTGATGATGATCCTGGGCGGCGACGAGAGAAGCTGGAGTACTTGGCGCAACGGTGGGGCCGGAGCCCGACCCGATGTCTACCTCAGGGTCGTGCCGCGCTCGGACGGCCCGGTCATCAGCGGACATCCCGGGTACGTGGGTGGGTTAAATCTTCAGCAGCTCCCCGCCGGCTGGTACTTCCGCGGCGGATCCGGCAGACCCGTGCGGGTGCGCCGTGGCGCTGAGCCGGTCGCAGGACCAATCGGTCGCCCTTCGCCTTGGTGGGCATGGCTCAGGAGGCGCCCGTGA